The following proteins are co-located in the Vibrio astriarenae genome:
- a CDS encoding bifunctional diguanylate cyclase/phosphodiesterase → MTLYKQLVAGMVSVFMLLLVSVAIIELRTTRNNLDQQQRSEVYNTINTVGLALAPYLENEDTVAVESVINALFDGSTYSVVRLIFLESGEEVLRSYPIKPTSVPSWFINLELFEKIHEQRVITSGWMQLAEVEIVSHPGEAYQQLWQAFQRILIAFFIVLAIGLIAIAVILKRALKPLKQIVVKMEQVANNHFGSPLPQPNTRDLQYVVQGINKMSVQLEESFKSQVREAQRLREQAYVDPVSQLGNRKMFMTQLNSWQEEGGVGGVALLEATFIQDIYDQKGYQEGDEMIRAVANQLSNSISTNDGTIARLSTVELAFIFPSADESELRLFADSIINYVQSVNPDPTATAALPLSLGVVVSNSKRSATQVLSQLDNAVANAKSHPDQPYHIIEQETAGSAMGKLQWKTLVEEAINNEWFDFRFQAANDSWGNTFHREVFTAIVKGEERYTANQYLFALEQLKSTSKFDQYVIETVVEKLELGEYEEPIAINISPASVEEASFLRWISHKLSKHRKVAARLHFELPERCFVQTPHFAALFCNAVKAAGAHFGVDNYGRNFKALEYLSEFSPSYVKLDYLFTHNLDDEQQKYTLTSISRTAHNLGIKTIASRVETQTQLDFLSEHFVDVFQGFIVDSQ, encoded by the coding sequence ATGACACTTTATAAACAGCTAGTAGCAGGGATGGTTTCAGTGTTTATGTTGTTGTTGGTTTCAGTGGCTATCATCGAGCTGAGAACCACGCGCAACAATCTAGATCAGCAGCAACGCTCCGAGGTTTACAACACTATCAATACGGTAGGCCTCGCTCTTGCACCCTATTTAGAAAATGAGGATACGGTTGCTGTAGAGTCGGTGATCAATGCGCTCTTTGATGGCAGTACCTACTCCGTAGTGCGACTTATCTTTCTCGAAAGTGGTGAGGAAGTCCTGCGCTCTTACCCAATCAAACCCACCTCTGTCCCAAGCTGGTTTATCAACCTTGAACTGTTTGAAAAAATTCACGAGCAACGTGTCATCACAAGTGGCTGGATGCAGCTCGCCGAAGTTGAGATCGTCAGTCACCCAGGCGAAGCGTATCAGCAGCTTTGGCAAGCGTTTCAGCGTATTTTGATTGCATTCTTTATTGTTTTAGCCATCGGACTAATTGCCATCGCCGTGATTTTGAAACGAGCACTCAAACCGCTCAAACAGATCGTAGTGAAGATGGAGCAGGTGGCGAACAACCACTTTGGTTCTCCGCTCCCACAACCTAATACCAGAGACCTACAGTATGTCGTCCAAGGCATCAACAAGATGTCGGTTCAACTGGAAGAGTCTTTTAAATCGCAAGTTCGTGAGGCCCAGCGCCTGCGAGAGCAAGCATATGTTGATCCTGTATCACAACTTGGCAATCGCAAAATGTTCATGACCCAACTCAATAGTTGGCAAGAAGAAGGTGGGGTGGGTGGCGTTGCTCTGCTTGAAGCAACGTTTATCCAAGATATCTACGATCAAAAGGGCTACCAAGAAGGCGACGAGATGATTCGCGCCGTCGCCAACCAATTATCCAACTCTATCTCCACCAATGATGGCACGATTGCACGCCTCTCCACTGTTGAACTCGCCTTTATCTTCCCAAGCGCTGACGAGTCAGAACTGCGCCTATTTGCCGACAGCATCATTAACTACGTACAAAGTGTCAATCCCGACCCTACCGCAACGGCAGCACTGCCATTATCATTGGGGGTTGTTGTAAGCAATAGCAAACGTTCCGCGACTCAAGTGCTCTCTCAACTGGATAATGCCGTAGCCAATGCCAAGAGTCACCCTGATCAGCCTTACCATATAATTGAGCAAGAAACGGCTGGCAGTGCGATGGGTAAGCTGCAGTGGAAGACTCTGGTTGAGGAAGCCATTAACAATGAGTGGTTTGACTTTAGGTTCCAAGCCGCCAATGACAGTTGGGGTAACACTTTTCACCGAGAAGTGTTCACTGCCATTGTCAAAGGTGAAGAGCGCTACACAGCAAATCAATACCTATTTGCGCTGGAGCAGCTTAAATCCACGAGCAAATTCGATCAATACGTGATTGAGACCGTCGTCGAAAAGCTTGAGCTTGGTGAATATGAAGAGCCTATTGCCATTAATATCTCCCCAGCCAGTGTCGAAGAAGCAAGCTTCCTACGCTGGATAAGTCACAAACTCAGCAAGCACAGAAAAGTCGCAGCACGACTTCACTTTGAACTGCCAGAGCGCTGTTTCGTTCAAACCCCTCACTTTGCCGCTTTGTTCTGTAATGCTGTGAAAGCAGCCGGTGCTCACTTTGGCGTAGATAATTATGGGCGCAACTTTAAAGCTTTAGAGTATTTAAGTGAGTTCTCACCGTCCTATGTCAAGTTAGATTACCTGTTTACCCATAACCTTGATGATGAACAGCAAAAATACACACTAACCTCTATCTCTAGAACCGCACACAACCTTGGCATAAAAACGATTGCCTCTCGGGTGGAAACACAAACACAGCTGGACTTCTTATCAGAGCACTTTGTTGATGTTTTCCAAGGTTTTATTGTGGATAGTCAGTAA